The Bifidobacterium sp. WK012_4_13 genome contains the following window.
TGCCATGGAACCACGCACATTGTAGTCATGGTTTAACTACATCTCGAAGAGGAGAGACCATTGAGTCTTACAACCAGCTTCACCATACTGAGTCCCGAATCTGCAAACGGTCGCAATGTCGTTGCCTATGGCCTGGTCAGCCTGCTGTCAAGGCAGAGGAAGACCGCAGTGTTCCGACCGGTCGCATGCAGGCATGAACTGTTCACCAACGATCTGATTGCTGCTTCCGGAATGAACATGTCGCCAGACATCGTGCGTGCCACCTGCCCGAAAGAGGCACGAGACGACACCGACAGGGCGCGGACTGCGATCGTCTCGGCATATTACCGTCTGCAAAGCACCTATACGCCAGAGATCACGGTTATCGTCGGGACTGACAAATCCAGGATCGCGGATCCCTCGATGTTCGGATTCAATGCGGAGATCGCCGCTGACCTCAAGTCTCCCGTGGTGCTCGCAGTGTGTTCGATCGATCGAACGGCCAATCAGCTTCTCGAAACAGTCAAGGCCCACATCAAGGCAGTGAACGATGCTGGAAGCTCGGTCGTGGCGCTGTTCATCACCGGCTGCACGGAGGAGAATCTCGATGAGATGAAAGAGGCGGTGCTCCCCCTTGGATTGCCTGCATGGTCGCTTCCTGCCGTATCGATCGAGGCTGGAAACGGCGAGGATCTCGCCAGGGCGCTTCATGCATTCGAAGACAATGTCGATGCTTCTGCGGTGCTTTCGGCGCTGGCCTGCCCGGCGGCACTTTCCGAAACCCCCTGCTCCTTCCAGTTCGGTCTGCTGACCAAGGCCCAGGAGGCACACAAAACGATCGTCCTGCCTGAGGGTGAGGATGACCGAATCATCAAGTCCGCGAACTTCTTGCTTTCCCGCTCCATCGTCGATCTGATAATCGTCGGCGAACGCGATGGTATCCTCACGCGCGCAAAGAAGCTCGGTCTGTTGAATCTCGACCACGCCAAGTTCCAGTCGATGCATGATGAAGCCATGCTTGAACGTATGGCCGCCAAGCTCTGCGAGCTGAGGGCCAGCAAGGGCATGACCGAGGAGAAGGCACGCATCGCGCTCAGGGATCCTTCCTATTTCGGCACGATGCTCGTGGTTCTGGGACTTGCCGACGGACTCGTCTCTGGAGCGATCAATTCGACCGCGAACACGGTCAGACCCGCATTGCAGCTTATCAAGACCAAGCCAGGCGTCTCGATAGTGTCGGGTGCCTTCCTGATGTGCTTCAAGGATCACGTGGCCGTCTTCTCGGATTGCGCCATCAATCTCAACCCCAATCCCCAGCAATTGGCCGACATAGCGGCACAGTCAGCGCAGACGGCCCGCTCCTTTGGCATCGACCCGAAGGTTGGCATGCTTTCCTATTCGACCCTTGGATCGGGAAAGGGGCCCGATGTCGATCTGGTCGAGGAGGCGACGGCGATCCTTCAGGAGAAGGAGCCCGATCTTCCGGTCGTCGGTCCGATTCAGTTCGATGCGGCATGGTCAGAGGAAGTCGCCGCGACGAAGGCCAAGGGCAATCCCGTCGCAGGTCATGTCAATGTCTTTATCTTCCCCAATCTCAGTGCCGGAAACATCGCGTACAAGGCGGTGCAGCGCTCTTCCGGAGCGGTCGCGGTGGGTCCGATACTTCAGGGTCTTAACAAGCCCGTGAACGATCTTTCGCGCGGAGCGCTTGTCGAAGACATCATCAACACCGTCGCGCTCACCGCCATTTCAGCGTGAAAGACGCCTGTGCGGACGGTCGCCTGCGTCATGGCCTTATGCCTCCGTTCAAGCCGGAGCAGGCCTCGACGCAGGCTTCTTTGGCAAGTCCGGACCATCGGTGGGCAAGCCCCGCGAGACACTGTGAACTTTGGTCATGGCGACTCGACTTGTTACCCCCAACGAGTAGTCTGAAACAGCAGGGAGCAGTAGCTCCACATCATCACATCAGGAGGATGCCACAATGGCAAAAACCGTCCTTGTTATCAATTCAGGTTCAAGCTCCATCAAATATCAGCTCGTGGACCTTGAAAACGGAGAGGGACTTGCCTCTGGCCTCGTCGAGAAAATCGGCGAGCCGTCAGATGGTCATTACAAGCATGAGTTCAACGGAGAAAAGCATGAGCTCGAAGAGCCGATTCCGGACCATGAGGTCGGCCTGAAGCGTGTTCTCGGATTCTTCGAGGAGTATGGCCCAAGCTTGAAGGATGCCGGCATCGTCGCCGTCGGCCACCGCGTCGTTCAGGGTGGGTCAGTCTTCCCCAAGCCAGCCTTGGTCACCGATAAGACCATCGCACAGGTCAAGAATCTCGCAGTGCTCGCTCCCCTTCACAATGGACCTGAGGCAACGGGCGCTGAAGTCATGCGTTCGCTTCTTCCCGATACGCCGCAGGTGTTCGTGTTCGACAGCTCATTCTTCTTCCAACTGCCAAAGTCGGCCAGCACCTATGCGCTCAACAAGGAAATTGCCGATCAGTACCATATTCGCCGCTACGGCGCTCACGGTACCAGCCACGAATATGTCGGATCCCAGGTTCCAGACCTTATCGGCAAGCCAGCCGAAGGCCTCAGGCAGATCGTGCTTCATATCGGAAACGGTGCATCCGCTTCCGCACAGATTTCCGGCAAGCCTGTGGAGACATCCATGGGTCTGACACCACTCGAAGGCCTGGTCATGGGTGGACGCACCGGTGACATCGACCCAGCCGTCGTATTCCACCTGATTCGCAATGCGCACATGAACGTCGATGAACTCGATACCCTGTTCAACAAGCACTCAGGCCTGATGGGCATGACCGGACACGGCGACATGCGAGAGATACACAAGATGATCGCCGATGGCAACGAGGACGCCAAGCTCGCTCTCGAGGTATACGTGCATCGCATCGTCAGCTACATCGGCAACTACACCGCCCAGATGGGTGGCGTCGATGTCATCACCTTCACCGCTGGCGTCGGCGAGAATGATGAGATCGTCCGCCGCATGGTGGCGCATAAGCTCGAACCATTCGGCGTGAAGCTCGATGAGAAGAAGAATGACACCCGTTCCAAGGAACCGCGAATCATCTCTGAACCTGACAGCAGTGTCACACTGTGCATCATTCCGACGAACGAGGAGCTGTCCATAGCCCGTCAGTCCGCAACGATCGCCGAGCAGGGCGATTCCTATGGCAACACCTTCACCAAGTAGCATCAGCCTCAACTGTGCCTGATATATGACACGTTTGACAGCCAGAACAGCGATGCCCGCCTTGACGAAACGATTGAGAAATCGCAGTCAAGGCGGGCATCGCTGATTTCAGGCAACTGTCTGCATCGTTCGCCTCGCAAGTTTCTTCACCGGACCGTCACCGATCTTGCTCATGCGCCATCACTCGTGCAGGGCAGGCGCAGTCCTGCGCCATTGCGCCAATTCGAATGTGATGAACAGATAGAACACATAGAACACGACAATGGCGGCAAGCGCGGTCTCTGCCTTCTGCACGACGAAGAGCCACGCGGGCACAGACCAGCCGATTCCCCGGAAGAGCGTGAGCGCCTTGAGCATCGCAGTCGCGGTGATGACGAAGGGGAATGTCATCGCGGCGTAGGACGGCGCGAGTGGGAGTCGCAGAAGCGCAGGCATCTGAATGAGCACGAATGCGAACAGCAATTGGGCGCATATCAGCATGACCAGAACCAGGGTCACATTCGGGTGAGGCTCCGCAGTCGTATATCCAGCAATTGAAAGGCTCATTGGGGCTGCATAGATCGCCACGGTCGGCCGTGCAGCCTGAGGCAATGAGATCTTGAACATGCGGATGGTCACAGCCACAAAGCTAAGGGCATAGAGAACGAATCCGCACCAGAAGATCAGGAGGCCGAAGGGCTGCTGTCCGACAGGTGCCGAGGTCGCCGAGGCCACCACGATGCCGACGAATCCGACGAACCATGTCGGGAAGACATTGGCGAGATCGAAATGCTTCACGACGAAGCGACTGGCGACATGGACCATGAGCACGAGGTTGCAGCTCACCGCGAAATACCAGAGGGCAACGGCAAGTATGCCCCAGATGCCGCCAATCGGAGCGATATATGAGGCGTATTGCATGAGGGACATCAGAATCGTGGCCGAAACGGGCGCGACGACCGGATTGGACATGTCCTCGCTCAGGACGACGCCTGGATGCATGAGGAACTTGACGATGATGGTCGCGAACAGTGGCAGCGGCAGCAGACCGAAGACGATGTGGATGGGGACGGATTGGGCGGAGAACATGCCTCCCAGCAGATTTCCGAGCGCAAGAACCGCCAGTGTCAGGCCACCCTTGGGAAGCGGAACGCTCCTATGAAATGCTGCGATTCTGGATTCCTTGCGAATCCTCTCTGGAAGTGTCTCGAGTCTGTGCTGTGTGGGTGCCTCCGGCGCTTCGCCGATGCTTTTTGAAATGGACATAATGACACTGTGCATCATATATTGATATTCCACAAATTACTTAAAACGATATATGATATTCGATATTAGAATATGAATGACCAGCCATCCGGAGGATTCCGCGACGATGAAGACGAATGAAGTGAACTTTGCAGCATTGCAGACGCTTATAGCCGTCTTCGAGACCAGGGAATTCACGGCGGCAGCCGATGAGTTGAAAGTCTCGCAGTCCACCGTTTCCAAGAGGATCGCATCCTTGGAGAGCCTCTTCGGCAAGCCTCTCTTCATCCGGCACGCCAAAAGGGAGCTTCGACCCACACAGGCAGGGCGAGCCCTGTATGCAGAGGCGACGCAGATCGTGCACATGTGGTCAGGATCGGTGTATCGCATGACAAGCAGCAACTTCCAGAAAACGCCGTTCACGCTTCTGCTTTCCCACACCGCCTCAAGCACTCTTCTGCCGCATGTCATGCAGGGTCTGGAATCAAGTCTGGCAACGATGAGTCTGTCAGTCCATACCATGAATTCCGAGCACATCATCGATTCCATCCTTGGGAAACGGGCGCAGATGGGAATAATCGAGAAGCCCGTGACCACCGATCTGGTCGACCTTAAGGTTCTTCGCCAGGATCAGCTCGTTCTCGCAGGCCAGACCCATGGCACGCAGACGGGCATGAGGCGCAGCGACGATCCTGACGGCGATGCGGATCGGAATGAGGTATGGCTGCTTCGCGAAGCGGGATCGGGAGTCAGATATTTCACCGATCTGTATTTCCAGTCGACAGGCATCTCGCCTAGGAATGTGATCGAGCTCGATAGCAACGAAAAAATACGCGCGGTTCTGTCGACTGGCATAGGCTGCACGCTCATGTCGAAGGACTCGGTTCCGGCAGGCGTGCCGATTCGAAGGCTGGGACCTCCCTTCATACGCAACTTCTATGCAGTTACGCCAAAGAGTGGTCTGAATCCGGCACAGTCGAAGCTTGCCAATATGATTGCCTCCCTTGCCCAGTAGGCATGCAGGCGCATCAGATCAGAGCCGTAGATAATCAAGGACCTGCTCATGCAAGGGTCCGTTCGTCGCCACGCCGCATCCGCCCCAAGGCCCGGGATTGCCCTGCAGATCGGTGAAGCTGCCACCTGCCTCGGTAACGATGGGAACCAGGGCCGCCATGTCGTAGAGATCGAGCTCAGGTTCTGCGGCAATGTCAATGGCTCCCTGGGCGACCAGCATGTATTGCCAGAAATCACCGAAGCCGCGCAATCTCCACAGTCTGTCGGTCAGCTCGATGAGCCTGTTCCTGTCGCCGCGCTCCTTCCAACCGGAAAGCGATGACAGCGACATCGAGGCATGCTCCAGTCGACTTACCTTGGATACATGAATCCGGGAGGCATGGTCGACGTCCATGCCCATGAACGCGCCGCCACCCTGTGCCGCAAACCACCGATTATGGAGGAATGGCGAGGAAACGACTCCAACGACCAGCTCATGGTTGACTTCGAGACCTATCAGCGTGGCCCAAACGGGAACGCCTCTCACGAAGTTCTTGGTTCCATCGATCGGATCGAGAATCCAGCGCCGGCCTGTCGATTCGGCCTTGCCCAGCTCTTCTCCATAGACGCTGTCCCCGGGACGATTGCGTTCGATGATGCCGCGAAGCGTCGCCTCTGTCTCCCGGTCGGCGTCGGTGACCGGCGTATGGTCCGGCTTGTCCTCGATATGCAGATCGAGAGCGCCGAATCGAGCGGACGTTACCTTGTCCGCCTCGTCCGCCATGTGCAGTGCAAGGAGCAGGTCTTCGCGATACGGGTTCGCAGCAAGCTCCTTCTCGAACGATTCCTGACGATAATGTGGCCTGTCATATTCGTCATCGACGGATGAACTGTTTGGTGAGGTCTGTGACATGTTCGCTGTCATCTCCATACTTGCTGACGAGGGTATCGTTGCTGTGTGCATTCCACAGTAACGATAGTGCACTTATTCGCTCTTCGTGTTCTCGTGGCCATAAGAGAGCATATTCCGCCACATTGCGACGAAGTCAGGCAGTGTCTTGCCCGTTGTCTCGATGTTCTCGACTTGGATGCCACCTATGCGCAGACCGAGCATCGCGCCAAAGGTCGCCATGCGATGATCGTGATAGCTCCTGATCGTCTCGCCATGCAGGCGAGACGCCTCGACGGGCCGAATGACCACGCCATCCTCGGTTTCGACGGCTCTGCCACCGACTCGTCGAATCTCGCGGACCATCGCCGCAAGCCTGTTGGTCTCATGACCGCGCAGATGAGCGATTCCCATCATTGCAGTTTCCGAATCGGCGAATGTGAGCAATGCTGCGATCGAAGGCGCCAACTCGCCAGCCGCTTCCAGGTCGAAATCTCCAAGCCCGTGAATCGTGCCATCCGATCTGACCCTGCAAAAGCGGACGCCTCCCTCTTCGGGGAAATCGACGCTTCCTCCGATGCGCTCCAGGATGGATGGAAGCAGTCCCCCAGGCTGGGTCGTGGCCTTCGGCCAGAAAGGAATGCGGACCGAGCCCTGTGCAAGCAGCGCCGCGCCAAGGAAGGGAGCGGCGTTCGACAGATCGGGTTCGACAGTGACGGATCGAGGAAGCTGCAGCGCGTGATGCTCGACCTTCCAGACATGCGCGGATTCGTCCACGGCAACATGGCCACCCGCCTTAGCGATGTCTGCAACGGTCATATTGATATGCGGCAAGCTTGGGAGAGCAGAGGCCGTGTGATGCAGCCGCAGGCCTCGGGGCAACGACGACGCTGCCAGCAACAGCCCCGATATGAACTGCGAGGAAGCCGATGAATCAATGCTGACCTCATCATGGGCTATGACCTCCGGTGGCGTGACCGAGAATGGCAGGAATCCAGTCCTGCCATGGTATTGGACCGTCGCACCGAGCTGTTCCAAGCCGTCAAGTATCGGCTTCATCGGCCTTTCATATGCTTGAGGATCGCCATCGAAGCGAACGGTGCCATCGGCAAAGAGCGCAAGCGCGGGAAGGAATCTCATGACCGTTCCGGCCAAGCCGCAGAAAATGGTGACATTGCCTCGAAAACGAGGCGCGCCTTCGACTCTCCGAGTCTCTCTTGGGGGTGTTATCCGCACGGTCGTCGATGATGATGACTCCCCCTCGATGTCCACTCCTAGCTGTTCGAGCGCCTGAATCATCAGGCTGGTGTCTCGCGAGCGCAGCAGGCCGCGTATCGTCACGGTCTGCGAGCTCAATGCCGCAAGGATCAGATATCTGTTCGACAGAGATTTGCTTCCGGGTACGGTGACGGTTGCATCCAAAGGTCTCAACGGAGTCGGTGCGGCCCAAGAAACGTCACCTCCGGCTTCCTCTGCGAGCGTGGTGTGCGATGCCTGTGGTTGTGGATGCTGCTCGGTCATGGCTCTTATCGTAACTTGGAATGGAGATTTTCGAGGCATATGGCATGTGTTCGTGACCGGCATGGTGGCTCTTCCTCGATCATGTGCCAGGAACTTAGGAGTCCAGGCCGAATTCCGCTACTTGTCGGAGGACAGGCGCGATTCAGGAGCACCTGCCACCTTTGCCACCGACGTGTCGATGGATTGTAGATACACCAGCTGCGCCTGCGCCCTGTCGGCCTCTATCGCGGCGATGTGGCGGGAAAAGACGATGAACCATCCGAGGAAGATGAGGCCGGCGAGGGCTTCGACGTTCGTCAGCGTATTGTCGCCCTCAAGCCAGAATCCGCCGGCGACAGCACAGATGATGATGCTCAGGTCCGAAACCACATATATCGCCTTGGAGAGTTGCGGGGCGATCCACGGCAGGCCGATCAGCAGCATGCACATGATGCCGGGCATACCGCGTGCGAAAACGTTGTGCAATATGGGATGAGGCGAATATCTGAAAGTGCCTATCCCAATGAATGCGATGCCAAGAAGCGACAGCAGCGACCACAGGATCGAGACACGCAGCCTGAAATGCCGGATGCTTTCGGGATGACTGTGCGAATCACCGCCGACCTGAGGCGTCGGAAGATGCGCACGACTCCAATCCTCACGCATGCGATGCGTCGTGAGCAGCTCCGAGATTGCAAAGTAGCTGATGATGATGATGCATATTCCCGCAAGTATCAGCGTCGAATTGAACATCCTTGCGGCGAAGGTCGTTCTGTCACCGAGTTGGGAGAAGTTATTATGCCACCAGTTCGGGTCGTCGGTGGTCAGTCCCGCGGTCGTGACGCCGGAGACGACGAAGAGTGGCAGCAGCGATGCGATGGTCTTTGCATCCATCAGGTCTGCCTGGACGAAGGTTATGTATCCCACCACCCCGGCGAAGACTGCGCTTACCCACGGCAGGTATCCGATGAAGATGCGGATGCCCATCATGTCGGTGATGATGCCGAAGATCGCGAAGACGGAGAGGAATATCGTCGAAGCGTATACGACGGAAAGCGCGACGATCTCGATGCTGCGTCTAACCGGCACCCACCATCCACGCTGAAGATTCAACGAATTCGAGTTTCGGGCATATCCGACGATGAATGACGACACGCCGCAGAAGGTGACGAACCCTGATGAGACCATAAACATTCTTCGGGTGACCTGCCAGATCGGCGGTGCCATCTCAACATAGATCTTGACCATAATAGCTGCTGCAATGGCGCAGATTAGAAAGGAAATGAGCCCGGAAGTCTCAGCACGCTGATGCCGGCCCATAAGCCCCTCCTTCATCCAGTAAACCATCCTCGCCGATTCTATCCAAGGGACGCTACTATGCATTATGTCGAAGTATGGGTTATACTGGTATATTGTGCTCACATGAGCATCGGGCCGTAGCGCAGCTTGGTAGCGCGCCTGCTTTGGGAGCAGGATGTCGCAGGTTCAAATCCTGTCGGCCCGACAAGTACTTCACTTATTGGCCATCATTCGTGGCATTTTTCTTCAACGGTCATACTTCCTTGGCAGCTCGTTGCCAGGCTTTCTGTAGGCACACTTTCTGTAGGCAGGCTTTATGCAGGCAGATTTTCTGTGGGCAAGGCGTTTCACTGCGGAACATTGCATCTTCACCTGCTGGGAAAACACAGGGTATGCCCAATCGAGTCTCGCAGATCTGAGCGAAAGAATTCAACCATCCACTCAAAGACATACGACACGCATCTCATCTGAAAGTCAGAACGAGGCTCACGCATGTGAGAAGCGTGCATGCCATCTCTATCATGCCGACCGTCTTCACTCTGAGCCTGACCGGGACGTTGGGCATGACCGCAGCCCGTGCAAGGAGCAGCATCGCGGTGAATTCCAGAAGTGCATAGCGCAGTGAGAGCAGCACCATAAGCACATGCCAGATCAACGAGACACGTTTCATCACGGTGCGCCGTCTGCGGCGCAGCATCGTGCGCACATGCAGTATCGCTCCAAGCTCCTGCAGCAGCCATGCCATGCCGAACACCAAGACAGACGGAGACGTCGGCAACGCAAGGGAGTCCAGGGAGGCACTGACATCGCTCGCACCCGGGACGGCCTGCATCGGGGGATTCGAAATGGTGGCGATGAGCACAGCCATCGAAGATGCGGCGATGACGGCTACGACCTCCGCCCCGAAGGACATGGTCTGGCGTCTCCACGCGCATCCGGCGTAGACGAGCATCAGAACGGCGAACGCAGGCGTCCAAAGCAGCACTCCTGGCGCTGCAATGACCAGCATGGCTCCAAGAATCGCTGTAAGCGCGCCCCAGAAGCAGCTCGCTGGCAGGAACTGCCTGCGAAAATGTCGTGAAAGCCACTGAGCTCCTGCGAAGATGAAGCTGTACCCACTCGCCCAGGTAACGCATGCCAGCAGTCGAAGCGGGGTGAAGCCGAATATCACAAGCGCGCTCAGTGGCGGAGCCAGTGCGAGCGACCATGCACCGGGCTGATTGGAAAGCCAAGCATCAGCGAACACGCGTCTGCGCAAGGGACGTGCTCTGAGCCTTGTTTCCCGCGAAGCGTTCGATGCTTCGTAATGCGTTCTTTCGATTGGCATGTGTGAATCCTAACGTATTCACAGAAGCTTACTCCCGCCGTTCACCCTGCGACAGATACCGTTCGTCGCGCCTCGCCATGCCTGATAAAGGGCATACAGCTCAATGCCATCATGAAGAACACTGCGGCATAAAGGAATATCCAGCGGTATTCCCCCGTCCATTCCTCGATTGCGCCGAAGAGCACCGGGCTTATCACAGCGCCTGCCGAGGTGGCGAGATAGTAGTATGCGGTCATGGTTCCGGTATGTTCCGCCCCTCCGAGCTCGGCGATCCATGGCAGCGCATTCACGAAGACCAAGGTCAGCACGATCCCGAAAAGCAGGGCGGCAGGAATTATCAATTCGCGGCTGCCGATCCATGGCATCGGCAGAAACGCGATGACCGCGATTCCCAGGCCGACGCTCATCGTCGCCTTACGGCCGATATGCATCGCGATGATGCCGGCAAACACGGCGAATACTATCGAGCCGGCGGCATAGAACGCGAGCGCGCTCGTTGCCGAAGACGCTCGAATATGCAAGTCATGGGTCGCATACAGTGTGAAGTACGTTTCCAAGGAGTTGATGCCTATGGTATAGAGGAAGATCACCAGCATGATCAGTACGAAGCTTCGTCTCTCGTCTGACTTGAGATGCAGCCGGGGAACGATCGCTTCCTTGAACCGCTTCCAGGGCCGGACTCTCGGCACATCCTGGCAGCTTCCACGACGGAACTCCGCAGGCTCCTTCACCATCGTGACCAATGCGACGATCGCGATGGCTATGATGACCGCACCCGCTGCGAATGCAGCTGCCATGCCACATCGCTTGAGCAGCAGGCTTGCGCCCACAAGAGCCGTCACCGCACCGATCGAGCCCATCAGATTGATGATGCCATTCGCCTTGCTGCGCTGTGCGGACGGTGTCACATCCGGCATGAGTGCAACGACAGGGGCCCTCCACATGGCCATCAGCACCGCATATACGACGACTGAAAGCACCGTTATCGCAACGCCTTGCGAGATCCCCACGACGAACAGAGCGACCGCGCATATCGGTGCTATGAACATCGCGAATGGCAGCCTTCTCCCCCATCGTGTGCGAACGGAATCGGAGAGAATGCCGAACAGGGGCTGGATGGTAAGCGCACAGACGTTATCGATGCCCATGATCAGCCCAACGACCATGGTCGGCAGGGCAAGGTCCTTGAGCTTCAGAGGAACGTATGCGTTGTATATCGCCCAAGCCGCTGAAATGGCGAACATGCCGAATCCAATGGCAAAGACTCTGCCGAAGTCAAGACCTCGAACGGATTGTCTGCCCGATGGCAGCGCAGAGGTGCCTGATCTTTCCCCAAGAGTTCCAGCGAGCACCGAATTCTCTGCAGTCATGCCTCAATGGTGCTTCGGTCACGAAGACAAGGCGCATATTTGCCGCGACGTGAGCGTGAATTCCAGATGAATTCCAGGAATTTCGGACAATGAAGAACCTGCATGCAAGTTTTTGGCACTTGTCGAAGTATGCATCGGGTTTTTTGGCGTTCCTGCAACGCAGAAAGGCCCCAAATCGACTGTATATACTTCGGCAAGTGCCAAAAACTCATGAACTCGTCAGAGGAAGGCCATGATTCGATCCTATTTTCGATGCTTTTCACGAATGTTGACGGAAATCTGCATCGGCGAACCTTCGAAG
Protein-coding sequences here:
- the pta gene encoding phosphate acetyltransferase; the encoded protein is MSLTTSFTILSPESANGRNVVAYGLVSLLSRQRKTAVFRPVACRHELFTNDLIAASGMNMSPDIVRATCPKEARDDTDRARTAIVSAYYRLQSTYTPEITVIVGTDKSRIADPSMFGFNAEIAADLKSPVVLAVCSIDRTANQLLETVKAHIKAVNDAGSSVVALFITGCTEENLDEMKEAVLPLGLPAWSLPAVSIEAGNGEDLARALHAFEDNVDASAVLSALACPAALSETPCSFQFGLLTKAQEAHKTIVLPEGEDDRIIKSANFLLSRSIVDLIIVGERDGILTRAKKLGLLNLDHAKFQSMHDEAMLERMAAKLCELRASKGMTEEKARIALRDPSYFGTMLVVLGLADGLVSGAINSTANTVRPALQLIKTKPGVSIVSGAFLMCFKDHVAVFSDCAINLNPNPQQLADIAAQSAQTARSFGIDPKVGMLSYSTLGSGKGPDVDLVEEATAILQEKEPDLPVVGPIQFDAAWSEEVAATKAKGNPVAGHVNVFIFPNLSAGNIAYKAVQRSSGAVAVGPILQGLNKPVNDLSRGALVEDIINTVALTAISA
- a CDS encoding acetate/propionate family kinase, producing MAKTVLVINSGSSSIKYQLVDLENGEGLASGLVEKIGEPSDGHYKHEFNGEKHELEEPIPDHEVGLKRVLGFFEEYGPSLKDAGIVAVGHRVVQGGSVFPKPALVTDKTIAQVKNLAVLAPLHNGPEATGAEVMRSLLPDTPQVFVFDSSFFFQLPKSASTYALNKEIADQYHIRRYGAHGTSHEYVGSQVPDLIGKPAEGLRQIVLHIGNGASASAQISGKPVETSMGLTPLEGLVMGGRTGDIDPAVVFHLIRNAHMNVDELDTLFNKHSGLMGMTGHGDMREIHKMIADGNEDAKLALEVYVHRIVSYIGNYTAQMGGVDVITFTAGVGENDEIVRRMVAHKLEPFGVKLDEKKNDTRSKEPRIISEPDSSVTLCIIPTNEELSIARQSATIAEQGDSYGNTFTK
- a CDS encoding TDT family transporter is translated as MSISKSIGEAPEAPTQHRLETLPERIRKESRIAAFHRSVPLPKGGLTLAVLALGNLLGGMFSAQSVPIHIVFGLLPLPLFATIIVKFLMHPGVVLSEDMSNPVVAPVSATILMSLMQYASYIAPIGGIWGILAVALWYFAVSCNLVLMVHVASRFVVKHFDLANVFPTWFVGFVGIVVASATSAPVGQQPFGLLIFWCGFVLYALSFVAVTIRMFKISLPQAARPTVAIYAAPMSLSIAGYTTAEPHPNVTLVLVMLICAQLLFAFVLIQMPALLRLPLAPSYAAMTFPFVITATAMLKALTLFRGIGWSVPAWLFVVQKAETALAAIVVFYVFYLFITFELAQWRRTAPALHE
- a CDS encoding LysR substrate-binding domain-containing protein, whose amino-acid sequence is MKTNEVNFAALQTLIAVFETREFTAAADELKVSQSTVSKRIASLESLFGKPLFIRHAKRELRPTQAGRALYAEATQIVHMWSGSVYRMTSSNFQKTPFTLLLSHTASSTLLPHVMQGLESSLATMSLSVHTMNSEHIIDSILGKRAQMGIIEKPVTTDLVDLKVLRQDQLVLAGQTHGTQTGMRRSDDPDGDADRNEVWLLREAGSGVRYFTDLYFQSTGISPRNVIELDSNEKIRAVLSTGIGCTLMSKDSVPAGVPIRRLGPPFIRNFYAVTPKSGLNPAQSKLANMIASLAQ
- the hisN gene encoding histidinol-phosphatase; its protein translation is MSQTSPNSSSVDDEYDRPHYRQESFEKELAANPYREDLLLALHMADEADKVTSARFGALDLHIEDKPDHTPVTDADRETEATLRGIIERNRPGDSVYGEELGKAESTGRRWILDPIDGTKNFVRGVPVWATLIGLEVNHELVVGVVSSPFLHNRWFAAQGGGAFMGMDVDHASRIHVSKVSRLEHASMSLSSLSGWKERGDRNRLIELTDRLWRLRGFGDFWQYMLVAQGAIDIAAEPELDLYDMAALVPIVTEAGGSFTDLQGNPGPWGGCGVATNGPLHEQVLDYLRL
- the aroA gene encoding 3-phosphoshikimate 1-carboxyvinyltransferase, with protein sequence MTEQHPQPQASHTTLAEEAGGDVSWAAPTPLRPLDATVTVPGSKSLSNRYLILAALSSQTVTIRGLLRSRDTSLMIQALEQLGVDIEGESSSSTTVRITPPRETRRVEGAPRFRGNVTIFCGLAGTVMRFLPALALFADGTVRFDGDPQAYERPMKPILDGLEQLGATVQYHGRTGFLPFSVTPPEVIAHDEVSIDSSASSQFISGLLLAASSLPRGLRLHHTASALPSLPHINMTVADIAKAGGHVAVDESAHVWKVEHHALQLPRSVTVEPDLSNAAPFLGAALLAQGSVRIPFWPKATTQPGGLLPSILERIGGSVDFPEEGGVRFCRVRSDGTIHGLGDFDLEAAGELAPSIAALLTFADSETAMMGIAHLRGHETNRLAAMVREIRRVGGRAVETEDGVVIRPVEASRLHGETIRSYHDHRMATFGAMLGLRIGGIQVENIETTGKTLPDFVAMWRNMLSYGHENTKSE
- a CDS encoding ABC transporter permease, whose translation is MGRHQRAETSGLISFLICAIAAAIMVKIYVEMAPPIWQVTRRMFMVSSGFVTFCGVSSFIVGYARNSNSLNLQRGWWVPVRRSIEIVALSVVYASTIFLSVFAIFGIITDMMGIRIFIGYLPWVSAVFAGVVGYITFVQADLMDAKTIASLLPLFVVSGVTTAGLTTDDPNWWHNNFSQLGDRTTFAARMFNSTLILAGICIIIISYFAISELLTTHRMREDWSRAHLPTPQVGGDSHSHPESIRHFRLRVSILWSLLSLLGIAFIGIGTFRYSPHPILHNVFARGMPGIMCMLLIGLPWIAPQLSKAIYVVSDLSIIICAVAGGFWLEGDNTLTNVEALAGLIFLGWFIVFSRHIAAIEADRAQAQLVYLQSIDTSVAKVAGAPESRLSSDK
- a CDS encoding YwiC-like family protein; translation: MPIERTHYEASNASRETRLRARPLRRRVFADAWLSNQPGAWSLALAPPLSALVIFGFTPLRLLACVTWASGYSFIFAGAQWLSRHFRRQFLPASCFWGALTAILGAMLVIAAPGVLLWTPAFAVLMLVYAGCAWRRQTMSFGAEVVAVIAASSMAVLIATISNPPMQAVPGASDVSASLDSLALPTSPSVLVFGMAWLLQELGAILHVRTMLRRRRRTVMKRVSLIWHVLMVLLSLRYALLEFTAMLLLARAAVMPNVPVRLRVKTVGMIEMACTLLTCVSLVLTFR